The following are encoded in a window of Physeter macrocephalus isolate SW-GA chromosome 9, ASM283717v5, whole genome shotgun sequence genomic DNA:
- the LOC112065745 gene encoding interferon omega-1-like translates to MYSAQATSVLHEMLQQIFRLFHTERSSAAWDTSLLDKLHTGLHQQLEDLDACLVQAMGDEESALGVTGPTLAMKRYFQGIHLYLKEKKYSDCAWEIVRVEIMRALSSSTNLQERIRIMDGDLGSP, encoded by the exons ATGTATTCA GCCCAGGCCACCTCTGTCCTCCACGAGATGCTCCAGCAGATCTTCCGCCTCTTCCACACAGAGCGCTCCTCTGCCGCCTGGGACACCTCCCTCCTGGACAAACTCCACACTGGACTGCATCAGCAGCTGGAGGACCTGGACGCCTGCTTGGTGCAGGCGATGGGAGATGAAGAATCTGCCCTGGGAGTGACGGGCCCTACACTGGCCATGAAGAGGTACTTCCAGGGAATCCACCTCTacctgaaagagaagaaatacagtGACTGTGCCTGGGAAATTGTCAGAGTGGAAATCATGAGAGCCTTGTCTTCATCAACCAACTTGCAAGAAAGGATAAGAATTATGGATGGAGACCTGGGGTCACCTTGA
- the LOC102988948 gene encoding interferon omega-1-like yields the protein MALLRKDVIREPTCKVPPDARLSQASSSLICPMAFVLSLLTALVVFSYGPGGSLGCDLSQNHVRISRKNFMVLGQMRRISPHFCLKDRKDFGFPQDMVDGSQLLKAQATSVLHEMLQQIFRLFHTERSSAAWDTSLLDKLHTGLHQQLEDLDACLVQAMGDEESALGVTGPTLAMKRYFQGIHLYLKEKKYSDCAWEIVRVEIMRALSSSTNLQERIRIMDGDLGSP from the coding sequence ATGGCCTTGCTTAGAAAGGATGTCATCAGAGAACCTACCTGCAAGGTTCCCCCAGACGCCCGTCTCAGCCAGGCCAGCAGCAGCCTCATTTGCCCCATGGCCTTCGTGCTCTCTCTACTGACCGCCCTGGTGGTGTTCAGCTACGGCCCTGGTGGATCTCTGGGCTGCGACCTGTCTCAGAACCACGTGCGGATTAGCAGGAAGAACTTCATGGTTCTGGGCCAGATGAGGAGAATCTCCCCTCACTTCTGTCTGAAGGACAGAAAAGACTTCGGTTTCCCCCAGGACATGGTGGATGGCAGCCAGCTCCTGAAGGCCCAGGCCACCTCTGTCCTCCACGAGATGCTCCAGCAGATCTTCCGCCTCTTCCACACAGAGCGCTCCTCTGCCGCCTGGGACACCTCCCTCCTGGACAAACTCCACACTGGACTCCATCAGCAGCTGGAGGACCTGGACGCCTGCTTGGTGCAGGCGATGGGAGATGAAGAATCTGCCCTGGGAGTGACGGGCCCTACACTGGCCATGAAGAGGTACTTCCAGGGAATCCACCTCTacctgaaagagaagaaatacagtGACTGTGCCTGGGAAATTGTCAGAGTGGAAATCATGAGAGCCTTGTCTTCATCAACCAACTTGCAAGAAAGGATAAGAATTATGGATGGAGACCTGGGGTCACCTTGA